In one Acomys russatus chromosome X, mAcoRus1.1, whole genome shotgun sequence genomic region, the following are encoded:
- the LOC127185612 gene encoding small integral membrane protein 10-like protein 2A, giving the protein MAVTAALSAAAAAAALSGLALRLSRWAATRGSYSAFCKGLTRTLLTFFDLAWRLRVNFPYFYMVASVMLNVRLQVRIE; this is encoded by the coding sequence ATGGCGGTGACTGCGGCCCTCTCGGCTGCTGCGGCAGCAGCGGCCCTGTCTGGCCTGGCACTGCGACTGTCGCGTTGGGCGGCGACGCGCGGCTCCTACAGCGCCTTCTGCAAGGGGCTTACACGTACGTTGCTCACCTTCTTCGACCTGGCCTGGCGGCTGCGCGTCAACTTCCCCTACTTCTACATGGTGGCCTCGGTGATGCTCAACGTCCGCCTGCAGGTGCGGATCGAGTGA